In a genomic window of Theropithecus gelada isolate Dixy chromosome 15, Tgel_1.0, whole genome shotgun sequence:
- the PMPCA gene encoding mitochondrial-processing peptidase subunit alpha isoform X2 has product MKQNILVELLTFWKNWHFRLLLDLTAKMKFCLHWKSTGVFVTARHQDEEVEMTRMAVQFELEDLNLRPDPEPLLTEMIHEAAYRENTVGLHRFCPTENIAKINREVLHSYLRNYYTPDRMVLAGVGVEHEHLVDCARKYLLGVQPAWGSAEAVDVDRSVAQYTGGIAKLERDMSNVSLGPTPIPELTHIMVGLESCSFLEEDFIPFAVLNMMMGGGGSFSAGGPGKGMFSRLYLNVLNRHHWMYNATSYHHSYEDTGLLCIHASADPRQVREMVEIITKEFILMGGTVDAVELERAKTQLTSMLMMNLESRPVIFEDVGRQVLATRSRKLPHELCTLIRNVKPEDVKRVASKMLRGKPAVAALGDLTDLPTYEHIQTALSSKDGRLPRTYRLFR; this is encoded by the exons ATGAAGCAAAATATCTTAGTGGAATTGCTCACTTTTTGGAAAAATTGGCATTTTCG TCTACTGCTCGATTTGACAGCAAAGATGAAATTCTGCTTACACTGGAAAAGCACGGGGGTATTTGTGACTGCCAGACATCAAG ATGAGGAAGTCGAGATGACGCGGATGGCGGTCCAGTTTGAGCTGGAGGACCTGAACCTGCGACCTGACCCAGAGCCACTTCTCACTGAGATGATTCATGAA GCGGCTTACAGGGAGAACACAGTTGGCCTCCACCGTTTCTGCCCCACAGAAAACATAGCCAAGATCAATCGGGAGGTGCTGCATTCCTACCTGAGGAACTACTACACTCCCGACCGCATGGTGCTGGCCGGTGTGGGTGTGGAGCACGAACATCTGGTGGACTGTGCCCGGAAGTACCTCCTGGGAGTCCAGCCGGCTTGGGGGAGCGCAGAGGCCGTGGATGTTGACAGATCTGTGGCCCAGTACACTGGGGGGATTGCCAAG CTAGAAAGAGACATGTCCAATGTCAGCCTGGGCCCGACCCCCATCCCCGAGCTCACGCACATCATGGTTGGACTGGAGAGCTGCTCCTTCCTG GAGGAGGACTTCATCCCCTTTGCAGTGTTGAACATGATGATGGGCGGAGGCGGCTCCTTCTCAGCTGGCGGGCCCGGCAAGGGCATGTTCTCCAGGCTCTACCTCAACGTGCTCAACAG GCACCACTGGATGTATAACGCGACCTCCTACCACCACAGCTATGAGGACACTGGCCTCCTCTGCATCCATGCCAGCGCCGACCCGAGACAG GTTCGAGAAATGGTAGAAATCATCACAAAGGAGTTTATTTTGATGGGCGGAACCGTGGACGCG GTGGAGCTGGAACGAGCCAAGACGCAGCTGACGTCCATGCTCATGATGAACCTGGAGTCCAGGCCTGTGATCTTCGAGGATGTGGGGAGGCAGGTGCTGGCCACTCGCTCCAGAAAGCTGCCACATGAACTGTGCACGCTCATCC GCAACGTGAAGCCGGAAGACGTGAAGAGAGTTGCTTCTAAGATGCTCCGAGGGAAGCCGGCAGTGGCTGCCCTGGGTGACCTGACTGACCTGCCCACGTACGAGCACATCCAGACTGCCCTGTCGAGCAAGGACGGACGCCTGCCCAGGACGTACCGGCTCTTCCGGTAG
- the PMPCA gene encoding mitochondrial-processing peptidase subunit alpha isoform X1: protein MAAVVLVATRLLRGSGCWSGSRLRFGPSAYRRFSSGGAYPNIPLSSPLPGVPKPVFATVDGQEKFETKVTTLDNGLHVASQNKFGQFCTVGILINSGSRYEAKYLSGIAHFLEKLAFSSTARFDSKDEILLTLEKHGGICDCQTSRDTTMYAVSADSKGLDTVVGLLADVVLQPRLTDEEVEMTRMAVQFELEDLNLRPDPEPLLTEMIHEAAYRENTVGLHRFCPTENIAKINREVLHSYLRNYYTPDRMVLAGVGVEHEHLVDCARKYLLGVQPAWGSAEAVDVDRSVAQYTGGIAKLERDMSNVSLGPTPIPELTHIMVGLESCSFLEEDFIPFAVLNMMMGGGGSFSAGGPGKGMFSRLYLNVLNRHHWMYNATSYHHSYEDTGLLCIHASADPRQVREMVEIITKEFILMGGTVDAVELERAKTQLTSMLMMNLESRPVIFEDVGRQVLATRSRKLPHELCTLIRNVKPEDVKRVASKMLRGKPAVAALGDLTDLPTYEHIQTALSSKDGRLPRTYRLFR, encoded by the exons ATGGCGGCTGTGGTGCTCGTGGCTACGCGGTTGCTGCGGGGGTCGGGTTGTTGGAGCGGCTCGCGGCTGAG GTTTGGACCTTCTGCGTACAGACGGTTTAGTAGTGGTGGTGCCTATCCCAACATCCCCCTCTCTTCTCCTTTACCTGGAGTACCCAAGCCTGTTTTTGCTACAGTTGATGGACAAGAAAAGTTTGAAACCAAAGTAACCACATTGGATAATGGGCTTCACGTGGCATCTCAGAATAAGTTTGGACAGTTTTGTACAGTAGGAA TTCTTATTAATTCAGGATCAAGATATGAAGCAAAATATCTTAGTGGAATTGCTCACTTTTTGGAAAAATTGGCATTTTCG TCTACTGCTCGATTTGACAGCAAAGATGAAATTCTGCTTACACTGGAAAAGCACGGGGGTATTTGTGACTGCCAGACATCAAG agACACCACGATGTATGCTGTGTCTGCTGATAGCAAAGGCTTGGACACGGTGGTCGGCTTACTGGCTGATGTGGTTCTGCAGCCTCGGCTAACAG ATGAGGAAGTCGAGATGACGCGGATGGCGGTCCAGTTTGAGCTGGAGGACCTGAACCTGCGACCTGACCCAGAGCCACTTCTCACTGAGATGATTCATGAA GCGGCTTACAGGGAGAACACAGTTGGCCTCCACCGTTTCTGCCCCACAGAAAACATAGCCAAGATCAATCGGGAGGTGCTGCATTCCTACCTGAGGAACTACTACACTCCCGACCGCATGGTGCTGGCCGGTGTGGGTGTGGAGCACGAACATCTGGTGGACTGTGCCCGGAAGTACCTCCTGGGAGTCCAGCCGGCTTGGGGGAGCGCAGAGGCCGTGGATGTTGACAGATCTGTGGCCCAGTACACTGGGGGGATTGCCAAG CTAGAAAGAGACATGTCCAATGTCAGCCTGGGCCCGACCCCCATCCCCGAGCTCACGCACATCATGGTTGGACTGGAGAGCTGCTCCTTCCTG GAGGAGGACTTCATCCCCTTTGCAGTGTTGAACATGATGATGGGCGGAGGCGGCTCCTTCTCAGCTGGCGGGCCCGGCAAGGGCATGTTCTCCAGGCTCTACCTCAACGTGCTCAACAG GCACCACTGGATGTATAACGCGACCTCCTACCACCACAGCTATGAGGACACTGGCCTCCTCTGCATCCATGCCAGCGCCGACCCGAGACAG GTTCGAGAAATGGTAGAAATCATCACAAAGGAGTTTATTTTGATGGGCGGAACCGTGGACGCG GTGGAGCTGGAACGAGCCAAGACGCAGCTGACGTCCATGCTCATGATGAACCTGGAGTCCAGGCCTGTGATCTTCGAGGATGTGGGGAGGCAGGTGCTGGCCACTCGCTCCAGAAAGCTGCCACATGAACTGTGCACGCTCATCC GCAACGTGAAGCCGGAAGACGTGAAGAGAGTTGCTTCTAAGATGCTCCGAGGGAAGCCGGCAGTGGCTGCCCTGGGTGACCTGACTGACCTGCCCACGTACGAGCACATCCAGACTGCCCTGTCGAGCAAGGACGGACGCCTGCCCAGGACGTACCGGCTCTTCCGGTAG
- the ENTR1 gene encoding serologically defined colon cancer antigen 3 isoform X2 — protein MSGYPRRPGATPLSRVRSLAIPDAPAFYERRSCLPQLDCERPHGRDLDSPFFGIRPAFMCYVPSPVLASVGDTDDKFEDLEEANPFSFKEFLKTKNLGLSKEDPASRIYAKEASRHSLGLDHNSPPSQTGGYGLEYQQPFFEDPTGAGDLLDEEEDEDTGWSGAYLPSAIEQTHPERVRAGTSPCSTYLSFFSTPSELAGPESLPPWALSDTDSRVSPASPAGSPSADFAAHGESLGDRHLRTLEISYEALKDENSKLRRKLNEVQSFSEAQTEMVRTLERKLEAKMIKEESDYHDLESVVQQVEQNLELMTKRAVKAENHVVKLKQEISLLQAQVSNFQRENEALRCGQGASLTVVKQNADVALQNLRVVMNSAQASIKQLVSGAETLNLVAEILKSIDRISEIKDEEEDS, from the exons ATGTCGGGCTACCCGCGCCGCCCGGGCGCCACCCCGCTGTCCCGAGTCCGGAGCCTCGCCATTCCCGACG CTCCAGCGTTCTATGAGCGCCGGTCTTGTCTCCCCCAGCTAGACTGTGAGCGCCCCCATGGCAGGGACCTGGACTCCCCCTTCTTCGGCATTCGGCCGGCCTTTATGTGCTATGTGCCCAGCCCGGTGCTGGCTTCCGTGGGAGACACAG ATGACAAATTTGAAGATCTTGAAGAGGCAAATCCATTCTCCTTTAAAGAGTTTCTGAAGACCAAGAACCTCGGCCTGTCAAAAGAGGATCCGGCCAGCAGGATTTATGCAAAG gaagccTCGAGGCATTCACTGGGACTTGACCACAACTCCCCACCCTCCCAAACCGGGGGGTATGGCCTGGAGTATCAGCAGCCATTTTTTGAGGACCCGACAGGGGCCGGTGACCTCCTtgatgaggaggaggatgaggacaCCGGATGGAGTGGGGCCTACCTGCCGTCCGCCATCGAGCAGACTCACCCCGAGCGGGTCCGTGCCGGCACATCGCCCTGCAGCACatacctttcctttttctccacccCGTCGGAACTGGCAGGGCCTGAGTCTCTGCCCCCATGGGCGTTGAGTGACACTGATTCTCGCGTGTCTCCGGCCTCTCCGGCAGGGAGTCCTAGCGCAGACTTTGCGGCTCATGGAGAGTCTCTGGGAGACAGGCACCTGCGGACGCTGGAGATAAGTTACGAAGCA CTGAAAGATGAAAATTCTAAGCTGAGAAGAAAGCTGAATGAGGTTCAGAGCTTTTCTGAAGCTCAAACAGAAAT GGTGAGGACACTTGAGCGGAAATTAGAAGCAAAAATGATCAAGGAGGAAAGCGACTACCACGACTTGGAGTCGGTGGTTCAGCAGGTGGAGCAGAACCTGGAGCTGATGACC aaACGGGCTGTAAAGGCAGAAAACCACGTCGTGAAACTGAAACAGGAAATCAGTTTGCTCCAG GCGCAGGTCTCCAACTTCCAGCGAGAGAATGAAGCCCTGCGGTGCGGCCAGGGCGCCAGCCTGACTGTGGTGAAGCAGAACGCCGACGTGGCCTTGCAGAACCTCCGGGTGGTCATGAACAGCGCACAGGCTTCTATTAA GCAACTGGTTTCCGGAGCTGAGACACTGAATCTCGTTGCTGAAATCCTTAAATCTATAGACAGAATTTCTGAAATTAAAGATGAGGAGGAAGACTCTTGA
- the ENTR1 gene encoding serologically defined colon cancer antigen 3 isoform X1, producing MSGYPRRPGATPLSRVRSLAIPDAPAFYERRSCLPQLDCERPHGRDLDSPFFGIRPAFMCYVPSPVLASVGDTDFGYGKGKYSKQSPSGAHETQFGDDKFEDLEEANPFSFKEFLKTKNLGLSKEDPASRIYAKEASRHSLGLDHNSPPSQTGGYGLEYQQPFFEDPTGAGDLLDEEEDEDTGWSGAYLPSAIEQTHPERVRAGTSPCSTYLSFFSTPSELAGPESLPPWALSDTDSRVSPASPAGSPSADFAAHGESLGDRHLRTLEISYEALKDENSKLRRKLNEVQSFSEAQTEMVRTLERKLEAKMIKEESDYHDLESVVQQVEQNLELMTKRAVKAENHVVKLKQEISLLQAQVSNFQRENEALRCGQGASLTVVKQNADVALQNLRVVMNSAQASIKQLVSGAETLNLVAEILKSIDRISEIKDEEEDS from the exons ATGTCGGGCTACCCGCGCCGCCCGGGCGCCACCCCGCTGTCCCGAGTCCGGAGCCTCGCCATTCCCGACG CTCCAGCGTTCTATGAGCGCCGGTCTTGTCTCCCCCAGCTAGACTGTGAGCGCCCCCATGGCAGGGACCTGGACTCCCCCTTCTTCGGCATTCGGCCGGCCTTTATGTGCTATGTGCCCAGCCCGGTGCTGGCTTCCGTGGGAGACACAG ATTTTGGCTATGGAAAGGGGAAATATTCTAAGCAGAGCCCGTCAGGAGCCCACGAGACACAGTTTGGAG ATGACAAATTTGAAGATCTTGAAGAGGCAAATCCATTCTCCTTTAAAGAGTTTCTGAAGACCAAGAACCTCGGCCTGTCAAAAGAGGATCCGGCCAGCAGGATTTATGCAAAG gaagccTCGAGGCATTCACTGGGACTTGACCACAACTCCCCACCCTCCCAAACCGGGGGGTATGGCCTGGAGTATCAGCAGCCATTTTTTGAGGACCCGACAGGGGCCGGTGACCTCCTtgatgaggaggaggatgaggacaCCGGATGGAGTGGGGCCTACCTGCCGTCCGCCATCGAGCAGACTCACCCCGAGCGGGTCCGTGCCGGCACATCGCCCTGCAGCACatacctttcctttttctccacccCGTCGGAACTGGCAGGGCCTGAGTCTCTGCCCCCATGGGCGTTGAGTGACACTGATTCTCGCGTGTCTCCGGCCTCTCCGGCAGGGAGTCCTAGCGCAGACTTTGCGGCTCATGGAGAGTCTCTGGGAGACAGGCACCTGCGGACGCTGGAGATAAGTTACGAAGCA CTGAAAGATGAAAATTCTAAGCTGAGAAGAAAGCTGAATGAGGTTCAGAGCTTTTCTGAAGCTCAAACAGAAAT GGTGAGGACACTTGAGCGGAAATTAGAAGCAAAAATGATCAAGGAGGAAAGCGACTACCACGACTTGGAGTCGGTGGTTCAGCAGGTGGAGCAGAACCTGGAGCTGATGACC aaACGGGCTGTAAAGGCAGAAAACCACGTCGTGAAACTGAAACAGGAAATCAGTTTGCTCCAG GCGCAGGTCTCCAACTTCCAGCGAGAGAATGAAGCCCTGCGGTGCGGCCAGGGCGCCAGCCTGACTGTGGTGAAGCAGAACGCCGACGTGGCCTTGCAGAACCTCCGGGTGGTCATGAACAGCGCACAGGCTTCTATTAA GCAACTGGTTTCCGGAGCTGAGACACTGAATCTCGTTGCTGAAATCCTTAAATCTATAGACAGAATTTCTGAAATTAAAGATGAGGAGGAAGACTCTTGA
- the ENTR1 gene encoding serologically defined colon cancer antigen 3 isoform X3, giving the protein MSGYPRRPGATPLSRVRSLAIPDDDKFEDLEEANPFSFKEFLKTKNLGLSKEDPASRIYAKEASRHSLGLDHNSPPSQTGGYGLEYQQPFFEDPTGAGDLLDEEEDEDTGWSGAYLPSAIEQTHPERVRAGTSPCSTYLSFFSTPSELAGPESLPPWALSDTDSRVSPASPAGSPSADFAAHGESLGDRHLRTLEISYEALKDENSKLRRKLNEVQSFSEAQTEMVRTLERKLEAKMIKEESDYHDLESVVQQVEQNLELMTKRAVKAENHVVKLKQEISLLQAQVSNFQRENEALRCGQGASLTVVKQNADVALQNLRVVMNSAQASIKQLVSGAETLNLVAEILKSIDRISEIKDEEEDS; this is encoded by the exons ATGTCGGGCTACCCGCGCCGCCCGGGCGCCACCCCGCTGTCCCGAGTCCGGAGCCTCGCCATTCCCGACG ATGACAAATTTGAAGATCTTGAAGAGGCAAATCCATTCTCCTTTAAAGAGTTTCTGAAGACCAAGAACCTCGGCCTGTCAAAAGAGGATCCGGCCAGCAGGATTTATGCAAAG gaagccTCGAGGCATTCACTGGGACTTGACCACAACTCCCCACCCTCCCAAACCGGGGGGTATGGCCTGGAGTATCAGCAGCCATTTTTTGAGGACCCGACAGGGGCCGGTGACCTCCTtgatgaggaggaggatgaggacaCCGGATGGAGTGGGGCCTACCTGCCGTCCGCCATCGAGCAGACTCACCCCGAGCGGGTCCGTGCCGGCACATCGCCCTGCAGCACatacctttcctttttctccacccCGTCGGAACTGGCAGGGCCTGAGTCTCTGCCCCCATGGGCGTTGAGTGACACTGATTCTCGCGTGTCTCCGGCCTCTCCGGCAGGGAGTCCTAGCGCAGACTTTGCGGCTCATGGAGAGTCTCTGGGAGACAGGCACCTGCGGACGCTGGAGATAAGTTACGAAGCA CTGAAAGATGAAAATTCTAAGCTGAGAAGAAAGCTGAATGAGGTTCAGAGCTTTTCTGAAGCTCAAACAGAAAT GGTGAGGACACTTGAGCGGAAATTAGAAGCAAAAATGATCAAGGAGGAAAGCGACTACCACGACTTGGAGTCGGTGGTTCAGCAGGTGGAGCAGAACCTGGAGCTGATGACC aaACGGGCTGTAAAGGCAGAAAACCACGTCGTGAAACTGAAACAGGAAATCAGTTTGCTCCAG GCGCAGGTCTCCAACTTCCAGCGAGAGAATGAAGCCCTGCGGTGCGGCCAGGGCGCCAGCCTGACTGTGGTGAAGCAGAACGCCGACGTGGCCTTGCAGAACCTCCGGGTGGTCATGAACAGCGCACAGGCTTCTATTAA GCAACTGGTTTCCGGAGCTGAGACACTGAATCTCGTTGCTGAAATCCTTAAATCTATAGACAGAATTTCTGAAATTAAAGATGAGGAGGAAGACTCTTGA